The genomic segment GTGTCCCGAAAGAGACAGATCCTGCCTTTATAACTGCAACGGAATCCTGCTTTGTCAGGGAAGTGGCTAAACACCAATCAACTGAGATGTCTCTTCGGAGACCTTCCCTTTTGCCATTTGGAAGCCCCTCAGGTCGTGTGTTCGATTCGTACTGTAAGCACATGAGTGCTGCTTTTTGGCGTTGCTTATGCAGATGGCATCAATCACCATAAGCCTCCTGCCTGCTAATCCCTGGTATCGGCAGAGCGAAGTATACATGTCCAGCAATATGCTAGCAATCTGCCACCTCTTGCGAAATCGTATCCAAGTGGGCGGAGTATCATCGCAGGCTCGTTGTCGAAATGTGCACTGTCATTGTCGTCTTTGCCCGCGCTCATCGCCTACAAACCACGTCGTCGCTCTGTACATTTCTGGGCAACGTGATCTCCTACGATATCATGTCTCGGGCATCCTCCAAACCCATCTTGCTCCTCGGCAGCCTGCATCTCTTGCTCGTGCCGGTGCATGTTCACCGCCTGCGTCTCTGCCAACCCCGGCCGACCCGGTGCTGAGTCGATCATGTGTTTGGCATCGAGCGTGTGAAGTGGCCAGTGATCCTTATCTGGAGAGAGTGTGAAGGGTTGTGTTGTTGATTGTACGCGTCGTGAGAGACGCGTAGGACACAGGTGAGGTGTCTTGGCAACTCGGGATTTCAATCCACTCCACTCCTCCCTTCATCGATCATCACGCCCACTAGCTTCATCACAGCGATTCAGACGCAGCAGTACCAGCGATGTATTGACATAGGACAGGCAAGTACGATTCGTCAAGGCTCATTACGTTCTAGAGACCACACACTGTCACATCCTTTGACTACTTGAGGTACTATCACACTCTTCCATCGCCTCTCGATGATGCAACACCAGCTGTGTACTGAGCAGCAGTGCTCTACCAGCTCCTCATATCGGAGGCCATATCACAATGCCCATCGCTCCCTTACGACTTGGGAGCATTGAGCTTCTTATCCATCTTTCCCCTCCATTGAGgtcccttcttcttcaacgcaAGGATGGCCAAGTTGCCGGTAACCCAGCAAAATAGAGCAATCATGGTGCACATCCATCCCGTACCCATGACATCGATCAGAGGCTGGACGACCACGGTCGCGATCGTAGCCAAGATCTGTCGCACAAAGTTGTTCAAGGCAACGCCGGCCGAAGACTTCTTGGGCGTGAACTCCGTCAGCATGGTTTGGACACAGCCGAAGACAAGCATGGCTCCAATGCCGAAGAAAAAGTTGGCAATGCAAGAGACGATCCAGTGGACACCATACTGTGTGACCCAGCCGTACCAGATCATGGCGGCAGGATAGAGTGAGGCGGCGATCCAGATGTTCTCCTGCATGCGGTCTTCTGGCAAATAGATCGGCTTGCCTTCGGCGTCGTAGCGGCCAGCTCGTTGAGCGCCACGCTTCATCAAGTAGTCGATCCAGCGGCCTCCAGTCTGGGAAGCAACGGCATAACCCAGCATGGGGGCGAGGTACAGCAGACCGACAATGAGAACACTGAAGTTGTATGGCGCTTCGCCATAGTTCGCCTGGATCGCAATGTTGATGACATAGATTGCAGCGAAGCCCAAGCCGCCAGAATATACCGTGACCAGAATCGGTGGGTGTCTGAGCAGGCCGAGTGTCTTGACTGGATCGGTGAAGCGTGCGATgacgctcttcttcaccttctcacGTCTGGCCACAGTCTCGGGAAGCAGAAAGACAatggagaggaagagaacGCCGCCAAAGATGACGAGAGCCCAGAGTGTGCTTCGCCAGCCGAGTTCCTGGGCCAAGATACCACCAATGACAGGCGCGATACCTGGTCCGCAGAGAGgaccgaggaagaagactccCATTGCCTTGCCCCGTTCCTTTGGCTCCCAGAGATCTGCGACTGTTCCCGATCCGACCGCCTGCACAGCGGCCGCAGCACCGCCGGTGAGGATTCGAAACACGATGAGCATCGCAATGTTTACGCTGACCGCGCTGATGACGGAGAAGATAACGAAGAGCCCGAATGAAGCAATGTAGACTGTTCGTCGGCCCCAGATTTCTGACCAGGAGGCCCTGTCACTAACGTCAGTCCGGATTACCATGCATCTGCACTCGGTAATGCACATACCACCACATGGGCGTGAGAGCCATTATCAGCAAGTAGAATGCCAACGACAAGTTGACTACGCTGGGCGAAGTGTCCAAATCCTCGGCCACGGGACGAAGGGCGGCTGCAGTCAAGTCAGCATTGCACACATGAGCTCGGTCGTGGCGTTGCCAGGCTTACGATAGAAGATCGCGGCGCCCGTCGAACTCGTCCCAGCGGCGAACGCGAGAATAACGGTCATCATCCACTTCGTGCCATTCTTGTATTCGGAAGGCTTCTCGACCTCAGAAACGATCGATAAATTTGCCCAAAGACCTCTGCGCTCGCCTCTAGGCACAGCAACTGGCCCGCTGGGACCTGATTCAGGAGATTCCTGCTTTTCTGTTTGCGCAGAGTCCGCGTTTTGAGGAGGCTCTGCTTCCacctctttctcctctcGAGTCGAGCTTGCTGTGGTCGAGCTCGCGTCACTTGGATTCTCGCGCGCTGCGGGCATTTTGGGCTCCTCTGACATTGTGCTCGACTCACTCCAGACCTTGGGACAACACGCTTGCCACCGTCTCCAAATATGCCGTCGACGTTCTGTTTTGGGCAAGTTCAAAGTGAATCAAAGTCTTGGTATCAAGGACCAAAGATGACTTCAATCAAGAATCGCAGATGCCAAAGAAGATCAAGTTTGCAAACGTTTTTGCAAGCAAAGCTGCAAGGGAACAAGCAGGGATAGCAGGAGGCGCGTATATCACCACGCTGTTTTCTTCGGGCTTACAGCTTATGGCCCGGGAGACTTGACGTACGGGGCACGAATTGTCTGTACTTGGGAAGATCATCAAATGATCAACAGCGGACAGCCACGAATCAGCCCGGAATTATTAGGCACTCCAGCTCTCGCTCCCTTATCAGACTCCGGTGATCAGCGGACATTCATGCCATTTTGGCAGACACTCGTACAAAAGGCTTGTATGGTGTTCGACTTTGCGCAAACGGGATTTCGCAGCCACTTGCGCGGCCCTGCATAAAGCTTGCGACCCGGTGAGAAACTCTCTCACACAGCTTGTATCGAAGATTGCCAATTGAGGTTGTGAAGATCTGCATGTGCAGGGATTGAATTTCCGCCATGTGGCATACCCCGATGCAAAACCCGATCACGGGATTTCGTGAGCAAATGGCGACGAAGGCACCCCGTGGGCTCCACGACGTGGGTGCATCGACGTGTTCATCCACGACGGCTTTGAATCGTGTCCTCACTTGGACGCGCTGCCACTGTGAGCGTTTCGCGATTACAGACGAATCTGATGTCTTGGTATTTCGATCGGTCTACAAGCTGGATACACTGACTTCTTGCAGTAAAGCATTTGCTATGGAACGAGGAATCATACTTTGATCACGAGCTTTGTTGCGCTGACGCCCTTTCGCATTCTGTCGATGCCATTCTGGATGTATTCAAAGCCTTCTCCGACAATCTCGGGGTTGGGCTTTGGTTGCAGGCTGCCATTCGCAAGTGCCTTTTCCATCCAGTCATGTACGATTTTGTAGACTGGACCAGCTCTCAAAGCAGGAATGCTCACTAGGTAAAATGTTAGCTGATTTTCTTGCAGTGTTTTCAGAATCGAGGTAGTCTACTCACATCTCTGCGCAACGACGCCCTCTGGAAGCTGGACGTTAGGCGGATTCAACACCGCAGCGATCTTCCGTGGCCCAGTCGTTTTTGCCAGGATCTTTGCACAAGGCAGGAACGATCTTTCTCGGTCTACAATGGCATCGTACGCTCCAATGACTGTCTTACCATCCAAGGCCGCGGTGATTTCGCTTTCAACATCTGGCTGAGTATGATCGAACACTTTCGATGCGCCAATCGAACGAACCAGATCATGATTGCGTT from the Cercospora beticola chromosome 9, complete sequence genome contains:
- a CDS encoding uncharacterized protein (SMCOG1005:Drug resistance transporter, EmrB/QacA~antiSMASH:Cluster_8); this translates as MSEEPKMPAARENPSDASSTTASSTREEKEVEAEPPQNADSAQTEKQESPESGPSGPVAVPRGERRGLWANLSIVSEVEKPSEYKNGTKWMMTVILAFAAGTSSTGAAIFYPALRPVAEDLDTSPSVVNLSLAFYLLIMALTPMWWASWSEIWGRRTVYIASFGLFVIFSVISAVSVNIAMLIVFRILTGGAAAAVQAVGSGTVADLWEPKERGKAMGVFFLGPLCGPGIAPVIGGILAQELGWRSTLWALVIFGGVLFLSIVFLLPETVARREKVKKSVIARFTDPVKTLGLLRHPPILVTVYSGGLGFAAIYVINIAIQANYGEAPYNFSVLIVGLLYLAPMLGYAVASQTGGRWIDYLMKRGAQRAGRYDAEGKPIYLPEDRMQENIWIAASLYPAAMIWYGWVTQYGVHWIVSCIANFFFGIGAMLVFGCVQTMLTEFTPKKSSAGVALNNFVRQILATIATVVVQPLIDVMGTGWMCTMIALFCWVTGNLAILALKKKGPQWRGKMDKKLNAPKS